One region of Yersinia bercovieri ATCC 43970 genomic DNA includes:
- the terL gene encoding phage terminase large subunit: MAKKFTARDFASELADLAASLRRTIEAEDVGFDPSAAAVAERHQQVKDPVTGYEFFIENYFPHYVRHKDKSELHKYLFSRLPEIVASPKGENDAIAAPRGEAKSTLVSQLFVLWTIICGIKHYPVIVMDSIDQAYPMLEAIKAELVYNPRLLMDFPDVCGAGRVWQMGTILTRNDIKVQVAGSGKKLRGLRHGPYRPDLVVLDDIENDEQVRSPEQREKLENWLKKTVLPLGTAGGKLDVIYIGTILHYDSVLSRTLKNPLWRVARFKALIRWPDNMSLWDTWEEILRNNGQDGEMLANAYYQQHRADMDEGAIVSWSARPLYTLMLIRARDGHATFDAEYQNDPVSGEDAIFAGEGVFHFWVNRLAEWIFYGACDPSLGLRGNSRDPSALLVGGFNRHTGILDVVEAAIRKRVPDKIISDIIELQKVYRCQIWSVESVAFQEFLRTELIKRSAKAGIPVPARGVSPSADKLLRIESLQPHMVNGLIRLHPSQTTLIEQLRHFPKADHDDGPDALHMLWALAVSGAGHFEFTPVPRSRDNDRGSRFGSGGW, from the coding sequence ATGGCGAAGAAATTCACCGCGCGTGACTTTGCCAGCGAACTGGCAGACCTCGCCGCCAGTCTGCGCAGAACCATTGAAGCCGAGGATGTGGGTTTTGACCCCTCAGCGGCGGCGGTGGCTGAGCGTCACCAGCAGGTAAAAGACCCGGTGACGGGCTATGAGTTCTTTATCGAGAATTATTTCCCGCACTATGTGCGTCATAAAGACAAAAGCGAACTGCATAAATATCTGTTCAGTCGCCTGCCGGAGATTGTCGCCAGTCCCAAGGGCGAGAACGATGCCATTGCCGCCCCGCGTGGTGAAGCCAAATCCACTCTGGTCAGCCAGCTCTTTGTTCTGTGGACAATTATTTGTGGCATCAAACATTACCCGGTCATCGTAATGGACTCCATTGATCAGGCGTATCCGATGCTGGAAGCCATCAAGGCCGAACTGGTGTACAACCCGCGTCTGTTGATGGACTTCCCTGATGTCTGTGGCGCGGGTCGTGTGTGGCAGATGGGGACAATCCTGACCCGCAACGATATTAAAGTTCAGGTGGCCGGTTCCGGTAAGAAACTGCGTGGTTTGCGCCATGGGCCATACCGTCCTGATCTGGTGGTGCTGGATGATATCGAGAATGACGAGCAAGTCCGCAGCCCGGAGCAACGCGAGAAGCTGGAAAACTGGCTAAAGAAGACCGTGTTACCGCTGGGAACGGCGGGTGGTAAGCTCGATGTTATCTACATCGGGACTATCCTGCATTACGATTCTGTCCTTTCCCGCACACTCAAAAATCCGCTGTGGCGTGTCGCCCGATTTAAGGCCCTGATTCGTTGGCCAGATAACATGTCGCTGTGGGATACGTGGGAAGAAATTCTGCGTAACAACGGGCAGGATGGCGAGATGCTGGCCAATGCCTACTATCAGCAACACCGAGCAGATATGGACGAGGGGGCCATTGTCTCCTGGTCAGCCCGTCCTCTCTACACCTTAATGCTTATCCGTGCGCGTGATGGCCATGCCACCTTTGACGCAGAATATCAGAATGATCCGGTCAGTGGTGAAGATGCGATTTTTGCCGGAGAAGGTGTGTTTCACTTTTGGGTTAACCGACTTGCCGAGTGGATTTTCTACGGAGCCTGCGACCCAAGCCTCGGTTTGCGCGGTAACAGTCGTGACCCTTCCGCCTTATTGGTCGGCGGCTTTAACCGTCACACGGGGATTCTTGATGTGGTCGAGGCAGCCATCCGCAAACGGGTGCCGGATAAGATAATCTCGGACATTATCGAGTTACAGAAGGTTTATCGCTGCCAGATATGGAGCGTTGAATCCGTCGCATTTCAGGAATTCTTGCGCACCGAGTTAATCAAGCGCTCCGCCAAGGCGGGTATACCTGTGCCAGCTCGCGGCGTGTCGCCTAGTGCCGATAAGCTGTTACGTATCGAATCTTTGCAGCCGCACATGGTGAATGGCTTGATCCGCCTGCACCCCAGCCAGACCACGTTGATTGAACAATTACGTCATTTCCCCAAAGCCGATCATGATGATGGCCCGGACGCCCTGCACATGTTGTGGGCGCTGGCTGTTTCCGGTGCGGGTCACTTTGAATTTACGCCGGTGCCGCGTAGCCGAGATAATGATCGCGGTAGTCGGTTCGGCTCGGGAGGTTGGTAG
- a CDS encoding Mor transcription activator family protein — protein sequence MDIEQVKALLPESVQQIAELIGYPATARLLDKLGGTTFPIGKGLRALGAARATLLRETIGDENAQLLVKHFGGEVLYLPRCDRALRELRNRSFLAEFAQLRDTGVSSLMVMTQLCPKYGFSDRFAWGLLSQRNIDSVHNQQDLF from the coding sequence ATGGATATTGAGCAGGTTAAAGCGCTATTGCCAGAGTCTGTCCAGCAGATTGCCGAGTTGATCGGTTATCCAGCCACAGCCCGCCTGCTCGATAAGTTGGGTGGCACCACCTTCCCAATCGGTAAAGGGTTGCGCGCACTTGGCGCAGCCCGCGCCACGTTGTTACGTGAAACCATTGGTGATGAGAACGCGCAACTGTTGGTCAAGCACTTTGGTGGGGAGGTTCTTTACCTCCCTCGTTGTGATCGGGCATTGCGTGAGTTGCGTAACCGTTCGTTCCTGGCTGAATTTGCGCAGTTGCGTGACACTGGCGTCTCTTCACTGATGGTAATGACGCAGCTATGCCCTAAGTATGGTTTTTCTGATAGATTTGCTTGGGGGCTTTTGAGTCAGCGTAATATTGATAGTGTCCATAATCAGCAAGATTTGTTTTAA
- a CDS encoding gp16 family protein, translating into MDKKLIQLIHVGKSALAWDDETYRDVIYRLTGKTSSAHCSIEQQERIVAYMRAHGFEPKPTPKRGRRPSVPASKKTILSKIEALLADANRPWDYAESMAQHMFQVRYVDWLPLDQLTKLMQALIIDAKRRGKL; encoded by the coding sequence ATGGACAAAAAACTGATCCAGCTTATTCATGTGGGTAAGTCTGCCTTAGCCTGGGACGATGAAACCTACCGTGATGTTATTTATCGACTTACCGGTAAAACAAGCTCGGCTCATTGTTCCATCGAGCAGCAAGAACGTATTGTGGCTTATATGCGGGCTCATGGATTTGAGCCTAAACCGACCCCAAAACGCGGACGTCGCCCCAGCGTTCCCGCCAGTAAGAAGACGATACTCAGTAAGATTGAGGCACTTCTGGCTGACGCAAACCGACCATGGGATTATGCTGAATCTATGGCGCAACATATGTTTCAGGTAAGATATGTTGATTGGTTGCCGCTGGATCAACTGACAAAACTGATGCAGGCATTGATTATCGATGCCAAACGTCGAGGTAAATTATGA
- a CDS encoding DUF935 domain-containing protein encodes MGQIVDQYGRPLKREVLKESQTSRVAQLNRQWPMHPSKGLSIRKLPHILEAAERGDLSAQADLFEDMLERDGHIFSEMAKRKNALLTLDWSIEPPENATAAEKELAVVVSSWLKSIPDMEDIILNAADAIGHGFAAQEIETWELEGNVWLPTKMVLRPHRWFSTTPETNDEIRLNDGTFNGAELWPFGWLVHTHNAKPGFIAQSGLYRVLVWPYLFKNYALRDMAEFLEIYGLPLRVGKFMTGATDKEKDSLLHALVTLGHDAAGVIPDGSSIEFHSAATGQSDPFQAMIDWAERTESKVILGATLTSQADGKSSTNALGNVHNDVRHDILVSDARQLEGFFRGFIRMLLALNGKEVSARRQPKLVFDTRDIEDIKVFSEGVSNLVSAGMKTIPTSWIHKKLGIPVPQQGEDVLTAPEPTPMSASLSLASNPQPFKSFVALTANPESDDPAQVVLDEAQTVPEAINQAMEKLITPLVAALNQGQSPDEAINIIAASYPALDDNQLQQLLTQAIFVADIWGHLNAES; translated from the coding sequence ATGGGACAAATCGTTGACCAGTATGGTCGCCCGCTTAAACGTGAAGTACTGAAAGAATCCCAGACCTCACGTGTCGCACAGCTTAACCGCCAGTGGCCAATGCACCCGTCCAAGGGGCTGAGCATTCGCAAATTGCCCCATATCCTTGAGGCCGCAGAACGGGGCGACCTGTCCGCGCAGGCGGATTTGTTTGAGGATATGCTGGAGCGTGACGGGCATATTTTCTCGGAGATGGCCAAGCGCAAGAATGCCTTGTTGACACTGGACTGGAGCATTGAGCCACCGGAAAATGCGACTGCTGCCGAAAAAGAACTGGCGGTGGTGGTTTCTTCCTGGCTGAAATCCATCCCCGATATGGAAGATATCATTCTCAATGCCGCCGATGCTATCGGCCATGGCTTTGCCGCGCAGGAAATTGAGACCTGGGAACTGGAGGGAAATGTCTGGTTGCCCACCAAGATGGTGTTGCGCCCCCATCGCTGGTTCAGTACCACCCCGGAGACCAACGACGAAATACGCCTCAATGACGGCACCTTTAATGGCGCTGAACTCTGGCCGTTCGGCTGGCTGGTACATACGCATAATGCCAAGCCCGGTTTTATTGCGCAGTCCGGTTTATACCGTGTGTTGGTCTGGCCTTATCTGTTTAAGAACTATGCCTTACGTGATATGGCGGAATTTCTGGAAATTTACGGACTGCCGTTGCGTGTCGGTAAGTTCATGACCGGGGCCACTGATAAAGAAAAAGACTCATTGCTTCATGCACTGGTGACATTGGGCCATGATGCGGCAGGGGTTATTCCTGATGGTAGCTCGATTGAGTTTCATTCAGCGGCCACCGGACAGTCTGACCCGTTCCAGGCCATGATTGACTGGGCGGAGCGCACCGAATCCAAAGTTATCCTGGGCGCAACCCTCACCAGTCAGGCTGATGGCAAATCCTCAACCAATGCACTGGGCAATGTCCATAACGATGTGCGCCATGACATTCTGGTGTCTGATGCCCGCCAGCTTGAGGGATTCTTCCGGGGCTTTATTCGGATGTTATTGGCGCTCAATGGCAAAGAAGTTAGTGCACGTCGTCAGCCTAAGTTGGTGTTTGATACCCGTGATATTGAGGATATTAAAGTCTTCTCTGAGGGGGTATCTAACCTGGTGAGCGCCGGTATGAAGACCATCCCGACCTCGTGGATACATAAGAAGCTCGGTATCCCTGTGCCGCAACAAGGCGAAGATGTGCTGACCGCGCCAGAACCCACGCCGATGTCAGCCAGTTTGTCTCTGGCATCCAACCCGCAACCGTTTAAATCTTTTGTGGCATTGACCGCGAACCCGGAGAGTGATGACCCCGCGCAGGTGGTTCTTGATGAGGCACAAACAGTGCCTGAAGCCATCAATCAGGCTATGGAGAAACTCATAACGCCGCTGGTTGCTGCGCTAAATCAGGGGCAATCGCCTGACGAAGCTATCAATATCATCGCGGCCAGTTATCCGGCGCTGGATGATAATCAGCTCCAGCAGCTGCTGACACAGGCCATCTTTGTGGCAGACATCTGGGGGCATCTCAATGCCGAGAGCTGA
- a CDS encoding glycoside hydrolase family 19 protein — MSLSQFQLAASLSPALASRWYPHILSAMNEFGIDTPRRHAAFIAQVGHESAGFKTLVESFNYSIAGLKATFNTRLTAGQCAMLGRQPGETVVPIERQKAIANLVYSKRYGNNAPGDGWKFRGRGLKQITFLDNYYRCGHALEIDLITNPDLLLQDEYAARSAGWFWHVNNCNQYADNGSFVLLTKVINGGANGLADRQARLTVAERVLCPS; from the coding sequence ATATCCCTATCACAGTTTCAACTTGCCGCTTCTTTATCGCCCGCGCTCGCATCGCGTTGGTATCCGCATATTCTGTCGGCCATGAATGAATTCGGTATCGATACACCACGCCGACATGCTGCATTTATTGCTCAGGTCGGGCATGAAAGCGCTGGTTTTAAAACACTGGTCGAATCATTTAACTACAGCATAGCGGGCTTAAAAGCCACCTTTAATACCCGTTTAACGGCGGGTCAATGCGCGATGTTGGGCCGTCAGCCCGGTGAAACCGTTGTCCCTATTGAACGTCAAAAAGCCATTGCTAACCTTGTTTACAGTAAACGCTATGGTAATAATGCGCCCGGAGATGGCTGGAAATTCCGTGGCCGTGGCCTGAAGCAAATCACCTTCCTGGATAACTATTACCGCTGCGGCCATGCGTTAGAAATCGACCTTATCACTAACCCTGACCTGTTGTTGCAAGATGAGTATGCGGCCCGTTCTGCTGGCTGGTTCTGGCACGTTAATAACTGCAACCAATATGCCGATAACGGTAGCTTTGTTCTCTTGACCAAAGTGATTAATGGCGGTGCCAATGGCTTGGCAGACCGCCAGGCTCGCTTAACTGTTGCCGAGCGTGTCCTATGTCCATCATGA
- a CDS encoding DUF1804 family protein, producing the protein MAHPQETRDRLRRSYIFGQMSLEIASAQAAIPFVTARRWKKEAQDNGDDWDKLRAAHVIAGGGLEDIGRAVLTGLVTQYQTTLEQLNGDSQLPAKQRVELLASLADAFNKAISASKKILPETSQLAIALDVLQKLSIFISEKHPQHLAAFVEILEPFGDEVEKHYG; encoded by the coding sequence ATGGCGCATCCGCAGGAAACACGGGACAGGCTGCGTAGGTCGTATATTTTCGGCCAGATGTCATTGGAAATCGCCTCCGCTCAGGCGGCAATCCCTTTTGTTACCGCCCGTCGCTGGAAAAAAGAGGCACAGGACAACGGGGATGACTGGGATAAATTGCGGGCCGCTCACGTGATTGCAGGCGGTGGACTGGAGGATATTGGCCGGGCAGTGCTGACCGGACTGGTCACGCAGTACCAGACCACGCTGGAGCAGCTTAACGGTGACTCTCAGCTTCCCGCGAAACAGCGGGTCGAGCTGTTGGCCAGTCTGGCGGATGCCTTTAACAAGGCGATATCTGCCAGCAAGAAGATATTGCCGGAAACCAGTCAACTGGCCATTGCGCTGGATGTTCTCCAGAAACTCAGCATCTTTATTTCTGAGAAGCACCCCCAGCATTTAGCGGCGTTCGTCGAGATATTAGAACCCTTTGGTGATGAAGTGGAGAAACATTATGGCTGA